One genomic window of Anaeromicrobium sediminis includes the following:
- a CDS encoding copper amine oxidase N-terminal domain-containing protein yields the protein INGRVCVPLGEFIRDIGGSVSYDGATRTIQISQGETDLEFVQGSSTAKLDGEPIAMDHYTIDGRVMIPIRFIGETLGLDVEWDGDTKTVILTDETNSEQIAKIEGIAQNGDASSITIEDIKDAGVTESKVLDGNLLAYQAAIVAAEDGALNTKAKIEDMVDGVNLAQAAVKRDAIAKIEGIAKNGDASSITIKDIKDAGVTVSKVLDGNLSAYQAAIAAVADGGLDTIAKIEDMVDIVNSVLE from the coding sequence TAATTAATGGTAGAGTATGTGTACCATTAGGCGAATTCATAAGAGACATAGGGGGCAGTGTTAGCTACGATGGGGCAACTAGAACTATACAAATTAGTCAAGGTGAGACAGATCTTGAATTTGTTCAAGGGTCTAGCACAGCTAAACTTGATGGAGAACCTATAGCTATGGATCATTACACTATAGACGGTAGGGTGATGATTCCTATAAGGTTTATAGGTGAAACTTTAGGATTAGATGTGGAATGGGATGGAGATACAAAAACTGTTATTTTGACTGATGAAACTAATTCAGAGCAAATTGCTAAAATAGAGGGAATAGCTCAAAATGGAGATGCATCAAGTATAACAATAGAAGATATAAAAGATGCAGGAGTAACTGAATCGAAAGTGTTAGATGGAAACTTATTAGCATATCAAGCAGCTATAGTAGCGGCAGAAGATGGAGCGTTAAATACTAAAGCTAAGATTGAAGATATGGTAGATGGTGTAAATTTAGCGCAAGCAGCAGTTAAGAGAGATGCAATTGCCAAAATAGAGGGAATAGCTAAAAATGGTGATGCATCAAGTATAACGATAAAAGATATAAAAGATGCAGGAGTAACGGTATCCAAAGTGTTAGATGGGAACTTATCAGCATATCAAGCAGCCATAGCAGCGGTAGCCGATGGAGGATTAGATACTATAGCTAAGATTGAAGATATGGTAGATATTGTAAATTCAGTACTGGAGTAA
- the rimM gene encoding ribosome maturation factor RimM (Essential for efficient processing of 16S rRNA), whose product MSNLLKVGQIVGTHGIRGEVRVYPLTDYKERFEELKWVYMDGQRDEKYHIQSVKYKKNMVILKIKEINTCNDAETYRDKYLYIDREDARELPEDTYFITDLIGIEVFSTENEYIGKLKNVIQTSANDIYEIKIEGKKAPALIPAVGEFVKEVNISEKKMIIKLIEGLIE is encoded by the coding sequence ATGAGTAATCTCCTGAAAGTAGGACAAATAGTAGGCACTCATGGAATACGTGGTGAGGTTAGAGTATATCCACTTACGGATTATAAGGAAAGATTTGAAGAATTAAAATGGGTATATATGGATGGACAAAGGGATGAAAAATATCACATTCAAAGTGTTAAATATAAGAAGAATATGGTTATATTAAAGATAAAGGAAATTAACACATGTAATGATGCAGAAACTTATAGGGATAAATACTTATACATAGACAGAGAAGATGCTAGAGAGTTACCAGAAGATACATATTTTATTACAGATTTAATTGGTATTGAAGTTTTCTCTACGGAAAATGAATATATTGGTAAATTAAAAAATGTAATACAAACTAGTGCCAATGATATATATGAAATAAAAATTGAGGGAAAAAAAGCTCCTGCACTAATTCCAGCTGTAGGAGAGTTTGTGAAAGAAGTAAATATTTCTGAAAAGAAGATGATTATAAAATTAATAGAGGGATTAATAGAATGA
- the trmD gene encoding tRNA (guanosine(37)-N1)-methyltransferase TrmD, translated as MKISVLTLFPHMFAGPMGESIIGRAVDNNLLELNLMNIRDYTKNKHKKVDDYPYGGGAGMVMQADPIFNALESIDTKNSRIIYMTPKGKVFNQDLAIEFSKEEHLVFLCGHYEGVDQRVIDHWVTDEVSIGDYVLTGGELPAMVMIDSIARMIPGVLGQKVSYMDESIYSGLLEYPHYTRPSEYRGMLVPEVLLSGNHKKIEQWRMDKSLEITREKRPDLYKKYKKL; from the coding sequence ATGAAAATAAGTGTATTGACATTATTTCCACATATGTTTGCAGGCCCAATGGGAGAGAGTATTATAGGTCGTGCAGTAGATAATAATTTACTAGAGTTAAATCTTATGAACATAAGAGATTATACTAAGAATAAACACAAAAAAGTTGATGATTATCCCTATGGTGGTGGTGCTGGCATGGTAATGCAGGCAGATCCTATATTTAATGCTCTTGAGAGCATTGACACAAAAAATAGTAGGATTATATATATGACACCTAAAGGAAAGGTTTTTAACCAAGATCTGGCCATAGAGTTTTCAAAAGAAGAACATTTAGTGTTTTTATGTGGTCATTATGAAGGTGTAGATCAAAGGGTAATAGACCATTGGGTAACAGATGAGGTGTCCATAGGGGACTATGTCCTAACAGGAGGAGAACTGCCTGCTATGGTCATGATAGACTCCATAGCTAGGATGATACCGGGAGTTTTAGGACAAAAGGTATCCTATATGGACGAGTCCATATATAGTGGTCTTTTAGAATATCCTCATTATACTAGACCTAGTGAGTATAGGGGCATGTTAGTTCCAGAAGTTCTTTTATCTGGAAATCATAAAAAGATTGAACAGTGGAGAATGGACAAATCTTTAGAAATAACGAGGGAAAAAAGACCAGATTTGTATAAAAAATATAAAAAGTTATAA
- the rplU gene encoding 50S ribosomal protein L21, producing the protein MYAIIETGGKQYRVQEGDTLFVEKLTANEGEVVEFDKVLALSKEGQLTVGTPSVDGAKVSATVVKNGKAPKVIVFKYKAKKDYRKKQGHRQPYTQVKIEKING; encoded by the coding sequence ATGTACGCTATTATAGAAACAGGTGGAAAGCAATATAGAGTTCAAGAAGGAGACACTTTATTTGTAGAAAAGTTAACTGCAAATGAAGGAGAAGTTGTAGAATTCGATAAAGTGTTAGCTTTATCAAAAGAAGGACAACTAACTGTAGGAACACCATCAGTTGATGGAGCTAAAGTTTCTGCTACTGTAGTTAAGAATGGTAAAGCGCCAAAGGTTATTGTATTTAAATACAAAGCTAAGAAAGACTACAGAAAGAAGCAAGGTCACCGTCAACCATATACTCAAGTTAAGATTGAAAAAATCAATGGTTAA
- a CDS encoding ribosomal-processing cysteine protease Prp, producing MIKIDFSRDDQGNIVEFSVEGHADAAPHGEDIVCASISILSQTTILALHELLSIDLEYAMEDGYLSCKLPDLSEEVREKANLILNTMLIGIKGTQGMYNEFIDLNDKEV from the coding sequence ATGATTAAAATTGATTTTTCAAGAGATGACCAAGGAAATATAGTAGAATTTTCTGTAGAGGGACATGCAGACGCAGCTCCTCATGGAGAAGACATAGTTTGCGCAAGTATTTCTATACTTTCACAAACAACTATTTTAGCATTACATGAACTTCTATCAATAGATTTAGAGTATGCCATGGAGGATGGATATCTTTCATGCAAATTGCCAGATTTATCTGAAGAGGTCCGTGAAAAGGCTAATCTAATACTTAATACTATGTTAATTGGCATAAAAGGAACTCAGGGTATGTACAATGAATTTATTGACCTTAATGATAAGGAGGTGTAA
- the rpmA gene encoding 50S ribosomal protein L27, whose translation MFNINLQLFASKKGVGSSKNGRDSQAKRLGVKRADGQFVSGGSILVRQRGTKIHPGTNVGKGGDDTLFAKIDGIVKFERKGKDKKQVSVYPKEVVAAAK comes from the coding sequence TTGTTCAATATTAATTTACAACTATTTGCGAGTAAAAAAGGAGTAGGAAGCTCTAAAAACGGTCGTGATAGTCAAGCTAAAAGACTTGGAGTTAAAAGAGCTGACGGACAATTCGTATCAGGTGGAAGTATTTTAGTACGTCAAAGAGGTACTAAGATTCACCCTGGAACTAATGTTGGTAAAGGTGGAGACGATACACTTTTTGCTAAGATAGATGGAATTGTTAAGTTTGAAAGAAAAGGTAAAGATAAAAAACAAGTTAGCGTATATCCAAAAGAAGTTGTTGCGGCAGCTAAGTAA
- the obgE gene encoding GTPase ObgE: MFVDKAKIFVKGGRGGNGCVSFRREKYVPAGGPDGGDGGRGGSVILEVDEGLRTLMDFRYQKKYVAESGENGKGKKMYGKDAKDLILRVPPGTIVRDEESNLIMADLTNHGDRAVVAKGGRGGKGNTHFTTSTRQAPNFAESGTSSEERNIILELKLLADVGLVGFPNVGKSTILSIVTKAKPKIANYHFTTITPNLGVVEVDKKSFVLADIPGLIEGAHEGVGLGLEFLRHVERTKMLIHVVDVSGMEGRDPIDDFHKINEELRQYTELLGKKVQVVVANKIDVLASDEEYKEFEEEMNKLGYKVFPVSAATNKGLTEVMRYVSNELDNIEIEPLYDESEDFKYYTNEDEKKDDIKIRKENDYFILEGKLVEKIFYSTNFEDMDSLRYFQNFLVKKGIVDELKKLGIEDGDTVKIFDFEFEFYG, encoded by the coding sequence ATGTTTGTTGATAAAGCCAAAATTTTTGTTAAAGGCGGACGCGGTGGTAACGGATGCGTTTCCTTTAGAAGAGAAAAATATGTACCAGCAGGAGGTCCTGATGGTGGTGATGGTGGACGTGGAGGCAGCGTAATATTAGAAGTAGATGAAGGACTAAGGACTTTAATGGACTTTAGATACCAAAAGAAATATGTTGCTGAAAGTGGAGAAAACGGAAAAGGAAAGAAGATGTATGGTAAGGATGCTAAAGATCTTATCCTAAGGGTACCTCCAGGAACTATTGTAAGAGATGAAGAAAGTAATTTGATAATGGCAGATCTGACTAATCATGGAGATAGGGCAGTAGTAGCAAAGGGAGGACGTGGTGGAAAGGGTAATACCCATTTTACTACATCTACTAGACAAGCCCCTAACTTTGCTGAAAGTGGAACTTCATCTGAGGAAAGAAATATTATACTAGAACTTAAACTTTTAGCTGATGTGGGATTAGTAGGATTCCCTAATGTTGGTAAATCTACTATATTGTCCATAGTGACGAAGGCTAAGCCTAAAATAGCTAACTATCATTTTACTACAATTACCCCAAATTTAGGAGTGGTTGAAGTAGATAAAAAGAGTTTTGTTTTAGCAGATATACCTGGACTAATAGAAGGAGCCCATGAAGGTGTGGGATTAGGTCTTGAATTCTTAAGACATGTGGAAAGGACTAAAATGCTTATACATGTGGTAGATGTATCTGGCATGGAAGGTAGAGATCCTATTGATGATTTTCATAAAATAAATGAGGAATTAAGACAATACACAGAGCTTCTTGGTAAAAAAGTACAAGTGGTAGTGGCAAATAAGATAGATGTACTTGCGTCAGATGAAGAGTATAAAGAATTTGAAGAAGAAATGAATAAACTAGGATACAAAGTATTTCCTGTATCAGCTGCTACTAACAAGGGGCTTACAGAGGTAATGAGATATGTATCTAATGAATTAGATAATATAGAAATTGAACCACTTTATGACGAAAGTGAAGATTTTAAATATTATACTAATGAAGATGAAAAGAAAGATGATATTAAAATTAGAAAAGAAAATGATTATTTCATATTAGAAGGAAAACTTGTAGAGAAAATATTTTATTCTACAAACTTTGAAGATATGGATTCCTTAAGGTATTTCCAAAACTTCTTAGTTAAAAAGGGAATCGTGGATGAACTAAAGAAACTTGGCATTGAAGATGGAGATACGGTAAAGATATTTGATTTTGAGTTTGAATTCTATGGATAG
- the yhbY gene encoding ribosome assembly RNA-binding protein YhbY, giving the protein MLKGKQRSYLKGLANKMKPIAQIGKNGITESFVSQLDDMLESKELVKVNILETSLLETKEAANELARLTNSEFVQAIGNKFVLYREAKEEPTIELPR; this is encoded by the coding sequence ATGCTAAAAGGAAAACAAAGAAGTTATTTAAAGGGATTAGCTAATAAAATGAAACCTATAGCCCAAATAGGTAAAAATGGTATAACAGAAAGCTTTGTAAGTCAATTAGATGACATGTTAGAGTCAAAAGAGCTAGTTAAAGTAAATATATTAGAAACTAGTTTATTAGAAACAAAAGAGGCAGCTAATGAGTTAGCTAGATTAACTAATTCTGAATTTGTACAGGCTATAGGTAATAAGTTTGTATTATATAGAGAAGCTAAAGAAGAACCGACTATAGAACTACCTAGATAA
- the nadD gene encoding nicotinate-nucleotide adenylyltransferase: protein MFFNKHNENKPKEKIGIMGGTFDPIHYGHLVIAEQVRSKYNLDKVMFIPTGNPPHKEALGVTPSKHRYFMTLLATVTNSYFEVSRMEIEKDEISYTVNTLECLKKENRDAELFFITGADAICQLDTWKNVEKLASLCKFIAATRPGHSSKEVTDKVNELRNQYDAEIEIIDIPALAISSTDIRGRVNKGHSIKYLLPEPVEYYIYKNHLYMD, encoded by the coding sequence ATGTTTTTTAATAAACATAATGAAAATAAACCGAAAGAAAAGATTGGAATTATGGGAGGTACTTTCGACCCAATTCATTATGGACATTTAGTAATAGCAGAGCAAGTGCGTTCAAAGTACAATCTAGATAAGGTCATGTTCATACCTACGGGAAATCCTCCCCATAAGGAAGCTTTGGGAGTAACACCTAGTAAGCATAGATATTTTATGACTTTGCTTGCCACTGTGACTAATTCATATTTTGAAGTGTCTAGAATGGAAATAGAGAAGGATGAAATCTCATATACGGTAAATACATTAGAATGCCTAAAAAAAGAGAATAGAGATGCAGAATTATTTTTTATTACGGGTGCTGATGCCATATGTCAGTTAGACACATGGAAGAATGTAGAGAAGCTTGCAAGCCTGTGTAAGTTTATTGCAGCCACAAGACCAGGCCATTCTTCTAAAGAAGTAACAGATAAGGTAAATGAACTAAGAAACCAATATGATGCTGAAATAGAAATAATTGACATTCCTGCATTGGCAATATCTTCTACAGACATAAGAGGCAGAGTTAATAAGGGCCATTCTATAAAATATTTGCTTCCTGAACCAGTTGAATATTATATATATAAAAATCATTTATATATGGATTAG
- the yqeK gene encoding bis(5'-nucleosyl)-tetraphosphatase (symmetrical) YqeK — translation MDIVKIKEFIKKNLSPKRYNHSLGVEKTALKLGEKYNCDLEKLQIAALLHDCAKNFTDEELLKHMPQVSIIEKDIYYKQPQLLHGFVGSLIIQQEFGISDDEIINAVRYHTTGRKNMSVLEKIIYISDYIEPNRVFEGVNELREIVEMNLDLGVLEGLNRTIKYTIDKNELIHPLSVNARNYILANIK, via the coding sequence ATGGATATTGTTAAAATTAAGGAATTTATTAAAAAGAATCTTTCGCCAAAGAGATATAATCACTCCTTAGGAGTAGAGAAAACTGCCTTAAAGTTAGGTGAAAAATATAATTGTGATCTTGAAAAGTTACAGATAGCAGCACTTTTACATGATTGTGCAAAAAATTTTACAGATGAAGAACTATTAAAGCATATGCCACAAGTTTCAATAATAGAAAAAGACATATATTACAAACAACCACAATTATTGCATGGTTTTGTAGGTTCACTTATAATACAACAAGAATTTGGAATAAGCGATGATGAAATAATTAATGCAGTAAGATACCATACTACTGGTAGAAAGAACATGAGTGTACTAGAAAAAATCATTTATATATCAGATTATATAGAACCAAATAGAGTTTTCGAAGGGGTCAATGAACTAAGGGAAATAGTGGAAATGAATTTAGATTTAGGCGTATTAGAAGGATTGAATAGAACTATAAAATATACTATTGACAAAAATGAATTAATACATCCCCTTAGTGTAAATGCAAGGAATTATATTTTGGCAAATATAAAGTAG
- a CDS encoding LCP family protein — protein MKKFFKVFIIAFFCFLLVMGSGTYIFLNSIEQKEFATENTEVDSRQVSEKRKINILAVGVDAKNLKNSQKARTDTMMLASIDTDTKEISVISIPRDSRVVIRGRSKKDKINHAHVYGGMELTKKAVKDLLGVPIDYYVKINYEGLGKVVDTLGGIEVDVPMNMKYYDPYADPPLRINIKKGKQVLDGDKAMQFVRFRKGYKNQDLGRIQAQQMFINAIIKKVKSPSIIVKFPRLIKTFSSYVDTDMPLSTMTYLAIMAKDFDLGSIQMTTIPGDVKTINGVSYFIPDLDGVKELVNRLVYNR, from the coding sequence ATGAAAAAATTTTTCAAAGTATTTATTATAGCTTTTTTTTGTTTTTTACTTGTGATGGGCTCTGGTACCTACATTTTTTTAAATAGTATAGAACAAAAGGAATTTGCTACAGAAAATACAGAAGTTGATTCCAGACAAGTTAGTGAAAAAAGAAAAATAAACATTCTAGCTGTAGGAGTAGATGCTAAAAATTTAAAAAATTCACAAAAGGCCAGAACTGACACTATGATGTTAGCTTCTATTGATACGGATACGAAAGAAATAAGCGTCATATCTATACCTAGAGATTCAAGAGTTGTAATAAGAGGAAGAAGTAAAAAAGATAAAATAAATCATGCCCATGTCTATGGAGGTATGGAACTTACAAAGAAAGCTGTAAAGGATTTATTAGGTGTTCCTATAGATTACTATGTAAAGATAAATTATGAAGGATTAGGAAAGGTAGTAGATACATTAGGAGGAATAGAAGTGGATGTTCCTATGAACATGAAGTATTATGATCCTTATGCAGATCCTCCTTTAAGAATAAATATAAAAAAGGGTAAGCAGGTACTAGATGGAGATAAGGCTATGCAATTTGTTAGATTTAGAAAAGGGTATAAAAATCAAGATTTAGGAAGAATACAAGCACAGCAAATGTTTATTAATGCAATTATAAAAAAGGTTAAATCACCTAGTATTATAGTTAAATTTCCAAGGCTTATAAAGACTTTCAGTTCTTATGTGGATACGGATATGCCCTTATCTACTATGACATATTTAGCTATAATGGCTAAGGATTTTGATTTAGGATCCATCCAAATGACTACAATACCTGGTGATGTGAAAACCATAAATGGCGTTAGTTATTTTATACCTGATTTAGACGGGGTAAAAGAACTAGTAAATAGACTTGTGTATAATCGATAG
- the rsfS gene encoding ribosome silencing factor has translation MINNTMETVKIIIKAIDEKKGLDIRILDINNVSNIADFFIIAHGKSTRQVKAIADEIEKSLKEKAVLLGHKEGYRDGKWILLDYIDVVVHVFTEDERAFYGVERVWKDAKDICLDNF, from the coding sequence ATGATAAATAATACTATGGAAACGGTAAAAATCATAATAAAGGCAATCGATGAAAAGAAGGGATTAGATATTAGGATTTTAGATATAAATAATGTATCTAATATTGCGGATTTTTTTATTATAGCCCATGGAAAATCCACAAGACAAGTAAAGGCTATTGCTGATGAAATAGAAAAATCACTGAAAGAAAAAGCAGTTTTATTAGGTCATAAGGAAGGTTATAGGGATGGTAAATGGATATTACTAGACTATATAGATGTGGTTGTTCATGTCTTTACAGAAGATGAGAGAGCTTTTTATGGAGTGGAAAGAGTATGGAAAGATGCTAAGGATATATGCCTTGACAACTTCTAA
- the leuS gene encoding leucine--tRNA ligase — MSRYDFSTIEKKWQSSWDKDNAFETKNDTEKEKYYVLEMFPYPSGKLHMGHVRNYSIGDVLARFKKMKGYNVLHPMGWDSFGLPAENAAIKHGIHPNKWTWENIEEMRNQLKELGISYDWNREVATCHPDYYKWTQWIFLQMYKNGLAYKKKYPVNWCPSCETVLANEQVVGGLCERCDTAVGKKDLSQWYFKITDYADELLEDIEKLKGWPEKVKIMQKNWIGKSTGAEMSFNIDGFEEKLDIFTTRPDTICGVTYMVLAPEHPYVQKLAKGTENEESVTKFKEKLQHMSEIERTSTTVEKEGVFLGRYAINPVNGKKIPIYIANYVLMDYGTGAIMAVPAHDERDFEFAKKYNLDIIPVIEPKDMKLDENMECAYTGEGIMINSGDFNGTDSKEGIEKMVNFLEEEGLGKKTINFRLRDWLISRQRYWGTPIPVVYCDDCGTVPVEEKDLPLELPTDVVFSGKGKSPLTTSESFMYTSCPKCGKKAKRETDTMDTFVDSSWYFLRYADPKNDLEIFSKEMADYWMQVDQYIGGVEHAILHLLYARFFTKVLSKLGYCSDSEPFENLLTQGMVLKDGAKMSKSKGNVVSPKEIIEKYGADTARTFILFAAPPERDLEWSDAGVEGCFRFLNRVWRVVDELKNIDSSKDRELTREDKQLNYMIHNTIKRVSEDIEERFNFNTAISATMELINEVYKYKDLDGEKNEKLLKEALETIVVLLAPFAPHMTEELWSILGNETSVHEASWPTYDKNAIIKDEVEIVVQVNGKVRDKIVVAANMSKEDMEKEAMSNEKIAGLIAEKNIIKVIAIPKKLVNIVVK; from the coding sequence ATGTCTAGGTATGATTTTAGTACAATTGAAAAAAAATGGCAGAGCTCATGGGATAAGGATAATGCCTTTGAGACAAAGAATGATACAGAAAAAGAAAAATATTATGTTTTAGAAATGTTTCCTTATCCATCAGGAAAGTTACATATGGGACATGTTAGAAATTATTCTATAGGTGATGTGTTAGCTAGATTTAAAAAAATGAAAGGCTATAATGTTCTTCATCCTATGGGATGGGATTCCTTTGGTCTTCCAGCAGAAAATGCTGCCATTAAGCATGGAATACATCCTAACAAATGGACTTGGGAAAATATTGAAGAGATGAGAAATCAATTAAAAGAATTAGGCATAAGTTATGACTGGAATAGGGAAGTAGCTACTTGTCATCCAGATTACTACAAATGGACTCAATGGATTTTCTTACAAATGTATAAAAATGGACTAGCATATAAGAAAAAATATCCTGTAAATTGGTGTCCATCATGTGAAACAGTTCTTGCCAATGAACAGGTTGTTGGTGGCCTATGTGAGAGATGTGATACGGCAGTAGGTAAAAAGGATTTAAGTCAATGGTATTTTAAAATAACAGATTATGCAGATGAATTATTAGAGGATATAGAAAAATTAAAGGGATGGCCAGAAAAAGTTAAAATAATGCAAAAAAATTGGATTGGTAAGAGTACTGGAGCAGAAATGTCCTTTAATATTGATGGGTTTGAGGAAAAATTAGATATATTTACTACTAGACCAGATACTATTTGTGGAGTAACATATATGGTTTTAGCTCCAGAACATCCATATGTTCAAAAGTTAGCAAAAGGAACTGAGAATGAAGAGTCTGTAACTAAATTCAAAGAAAAATTACAACATATGTCTGAAATTGAAAGAACGTCTACAACAGTAGAAAAAGAGGGAGTTTTCCTAGGAAGATATGCTATTAACCCTGTTAATGGTAAGAAAATTCCAATATACATAGCAAACTATGTACTTATGGATTATGGTACTGGTGCTATTATGGCAGTACCTGCCCATGACGAAAGGGATTTTGAATTTGCAAAGAAATATAATCTTGATATAATTCCTGTAATAGAACCTAAGGATATGAAACTAGATGAAAACATGGAATGTGCCTATACTGGGGAAGGGATAATGATAAATTCTGGAGACTTTAATGGTACAGATAGTAAAGAAGGAATAGAGAAGATGGTAAACTTCCTAGAAGAAGAAGGCCTAGGGAAGAAAACTATCAACTTTAGACTTAGAGATTGGTTAATCTCTAGACAAAGATATTGGGGAACGCCTATTCCTGTAGTATATTGTGATGACTGTGGTACAGTGCCTGTAGAAGAAAAGGACTTACCATTAGAACTTCCAACGGATGTAGTATTTTCTGGTAAAGGAAAATCTCCACTTACTACAAGCGAAAGCTTTATGTATACTTCTTGTCCAAAATGTGGCAAAAAGGCTAAGAGAGAAACAGACACAATGGATACTTTTGTAGATTCTTCTTGGTACTTCTTAAGATATGCAGATCCTAAGAATGACTTAGAAATATTTAGTAAGGAAATGGCAGATTATTGGATGCAAGTTGACCAATATATAGGAGGAGTAGAACATGCTATACTTCACTTGTTATATGCAAGATTCTTTACGAAGGTATTAAGCAAACTGGGATATTGTTCTGATTCTGAGCCATTTGAGAACTTATTAACTCAAGGAATGGTTCTTAAAGACGGAGCTAAGATGTCTAAATCCAAAGGAAATGTAGTTAGTCCTAAAGAAATCATTGAAAAATATGGTGCAGATACGGCTAGAACATTTATACTATTTGCTGCTCCTCCTGAAAGGGATTTAGAGTGGAGTGATGCAGGAGTAGAGGGTTGCTTTAGATTCTTAAATAGAGTATGGAGAGTAGTAGACGAACTAAAGAATATTGACTCAAGTAAAGACAGAGAATTAACTAGGGAAGATAAACAATTAAATTATATGATACACAACACTATAAAAAGAGTTAGTGAAGATATAGAAGAGAGATTTAATTTTAATACGGCAATAAGTGCTACTATGGAACTTATAAATGAAGTTTACAAGTATAAAGACTTAGATGGTGAAAAGAATGAAAAATTATTAAAAGAGGCCCTTGAAACTATCGTAGTTCTATTAGCTCCATTTGCACCTCATATGACAGAAGAATTATGGAGTATATTAGGAAACGAAACTAGTGTACATGAAGCTAGTTGGCCAACTTACGATAAAAATGCTATTATAAAGGACGAAGTTGAAATAGTAGTTCAAGTAAATGGCAAGGTTAGAGATAAAATAGTTGTAGCAGCTAATATGAGTAAAGAAGATATGGAAAAAGAGGCTATGAGTAATGAAAAAATAGCTGGGTTAATAGCTGAAAAGAATATAATCAAGGTTATTGCAATTCCAAAGAAATTAGTTAATATTGTTGTTAAGTAG